TTTGGGTGAATGATTAGAAATGTTGACATTGAAAAATCCTGTTTTCAAGGTACGGTTTGTGAGTGAACGACTGAGTGCCAGTAGTGTGTCAGGGTTGTTACAAAGAATCTCTCACCTGCTCACTCATCAGTGCAATTGGGTTGTTCACACAGCCGTTCACAATCTGAGCCCCCCGACCCACAGTGACGCCGCCCAGCGATGTATCGTCCCACACCCGCCCTCCAATCCGCTCACTCGCCTCGAGCATCACCACCTGTGATTGGATCAAACACTTGGAGGTTAAAGTTCATGAAGAAGGCACAGCCACAGAACTCATCAGCAGTTATTCATTCAATACGTTGTGAACAATATTATGTATACCTCATTTCAGACCAAGAACATCTTATGGGTTATTATAGGAGTAGGTTCCATATCTGAATTAACCTAAAATTAGgacacccagctagcacatttgttTCCTTAGAAGTTGTGGAAACGTATGTTATTGATTTCCATAGGTTCTGGGAATGAACTCATACGTTTCCTGACGGTtaaaactgattttttttttttaatgttctgAGAATGTAAGTACAAATATCACCTGTTCTGGGAACATACATTTTTAGAGGtttcagggaggttctgagaacaacAATGATaggttatttgaaggtaattaaataacgttctgagaacatacTCAATAAGACTGCgaacaacactgctagcttagTTTGGGTTCACTTTTTGAACTCCAAgcagataggacacatggaaattaatttgcttaggcattaatcatgcaacaAACAAAAAGTGAGTGAGATTCAAATGTATGATCTTCTGTTgtctatccatggaattagtcctctgtgccaccaggatggagctagcataCCATGTTTTTTTAAACTCGTACAAAGCTGTTAATTTTAATCTAGtcaggaaacaagcactcattaagatcaggtgtggccaattagtggactcggccaacacacctgaacacacttaagaCAGAAGATTTTGTTGAGGCTGAGAAcagaatgtatatattttttaatttacgTTCTCAGAACGTTCTTTGAACGTTACTAATGTGATCTTGTagtttttatggaaagttttctgagaaaattactttaaataggaccatgaggaaacctgtagaaaacgttatgctgaagtactgaaattcccacagcagaacattgtttcttaacgttctctgaacaATTTGAGAAATTAATTTTAAATAGAATCATGAGGAAACGTTATgttgaagtactgaaattcccacctaACATGGAACCCAAACAGGCTGCGCACGTGCGCCATCgttcataaatgtattttgtccccccacacgaaacgcgatcacaacacgcaggttaaaatatcaaaacaaactctgaaccaattatattaatttggggacaggtcgaaaagcattaaacatgtatggcaatttagcttgcacttgctagctaatttgtcctgggatagaaacattgagttgttattttacctgaaatgcacgtggtcctctactccgccaattaatccacacataaaacggtcaaccaaatCGGTTCTAGTCACCTCtcttccttccaggctttttcttctcttgactttatattgcgattgtcaactttcataaattaggtgcattactgccactgacctcgttcatctttcagtcacccacgtgggtataaccaatgaggagatggcacatgggtacctgctttaataaaccaatgaggagatgggagagacgggacttgcagcgcgatctgcgtcagaaatagaactgatttctattttagcccttggcaacgcagacgctcgttggctcgcgcgagcagtgtgggtgcaataattgaataacatagattccTAAATATATTTTGCGATGCGAGaggtgtagtcagcctgttaggaacatatggttctcagaatgttacGTGCTTGCTgggtatcctgcaccattcccagaacattGTAGGAAGTTCTGGGAATgaccataggacaaccacgctctcaccaagctctaagaaacataaggttctcagaacgttatgtgctaacTGGGTATGGTCAAAACAtcaaaaacaaaaataaacactTGAAGTAGTTGTACATTTTAAATCTTAAAATAATACCTGCATGCCAAAGTTTTGCAGTTGCCGCGCAGCAGCCAGCCCCGACGCCCCGGCTCCAATCACAATCACGTTCTTCTGCAAAGACCAACAAAAACTCTGTATGAGCTGCAGAACATAACTGGACAAAGTTGATGGTAGAAAATTAGACACACTCACGTTGTGGTAGCGCTCGGGAAGCAGGGGCTGTTTGACTGatagaaccccagtgttgatCAGACCCTTCCTGGTCATGAAGAGAAGCACCCTGTCCATTTCCTGTACACAACGCACACGTACCAGACCTCTCACAATGATGTGGGGAGCACAGTTCTGGGGTGTCAGCACCTCCTAGACATGAGAGGAAGGGACGTGTTTAATCATTACCACCAGGCCCTGTTGTGTTTAATTGATAGAAAATAAATTAAACTAACTCCATTGTTTTTCCTCACTATTCTATTAGTCTCTCGTCAAAAATAGGTATGTGACTAGATGGCTGGGTTATGTGAAATAACATGTGGAAAGAGAAAGGTACTCCACACAAACCAGGTGGATGCTAGTGGATGATCCAGCCTacctacagaggaagaggagacggCGTGTCTGATGTAGAGCTCTAGGCTTGTCTACCAGTATCTGACTGACGTTTCTCCCTGCCTGTCTATCATCGACGCTCCCTCCGCTCAAGCTACTGACTGTCttttcaaactgcctctgaagCTGTGAAAGACCATCAATTCATGAACTGACAGATCTCTACATTTCTTTTTGTTTTCAAAGCAACTTTGAGATTCTTGTTTGtaactaaaaaatatatatatattattattattactactactatgacgCTTCCAAAAAGCATCTAATTTAAACAGTGTAGGAATTATCTGTCTGGCTACCTTACAGCCTCTGTGCCAGGAGGCCAGGATAAGGTTACGCAGGGCCAGGTACATGGTGGGGTCACGGGAAAACTCTGGAAACTCGTAGAGCTCATCCAGCTCCATCATGTCCGGTCGCACACACAAGGCCTTCCCACACTCGTTGGGTTGGTAAAAGGGCTGGAAGTATGGACACAGCCCTGGAACTGAACACAAAGTATGAGTTAGAGAACATGCATTTACTGACCACGAGTGACTGGTGTTTCAACAGACTATCTAAGATAATAGAAAGAAAAGTAGCCTagacttaagcaataaggcatgaagGGGGTGTGGGAATGGTCAATTACACAACAGCTCAAGGCTGTTCTAGACACAACGCAtcacggagtgcctggacacacccctaagccatggtatattggccatataccacaaacccctggggtgccttattgctattataaactggttaccaatgtaattaggtCAGTACAAATACATGTTTTATCAAACCTGGTGCTATACGGTCTGatgtaccacggctgtcagccaatcagcattccgGAATCGAACCACCCATTTTATTATGGATATTAACTACTTGCCGATTTACTGGTTCCTTAGCTCTGGGTCGCACTCCCTTCTCTGTGAAGTAGATAACAGAGTTGAGATGTGGATTCTCTCCCACCCACGATGGACTTACTCTGTGGTGGGATGGCTCTGCAGTGCTCTGCCCTCAACTCAGCATGAGAGTGGTTGCTGGTGGATCCTGAGGGGCTCATGCCCACACAGTCGGGATAGTAGGCTGTGAGGAAAGGGTTGGCCGGGCTGTCCTTAAATAACGGGGGCAGGATCAGCATGGAATGCCACCAGCTGTCGATCACCTCCGCCACTCTCTGTGGAACACAAGGTTCCGAATAAGGACAAGGCTGCAGTGATACTTTAAATTGTTGACTGAAAATGAAGGAACACAGAAGGTCATTTTTAAAGACAGTCACTCACCAAATCTTCTGGCAGAGAGCACTGGTCTGGCCCTTCGGTCTGTAGATGTAAACACGTGATATTATGGCACTATCATGAAATGTCAATCAAGTTATTGTTGATTATGTTGTTGGCTCTTCCTCTGTAGATGTAAACACGTGATATTATGGCACTATCATGAAATGTCGATCAAGTTATTGTTGATTATCTTGTCGTCTCTTCCTCCTGCTACTTCCTGTTTACCTTGACATTGTTGACCTTCATGCCACAGCGATACGTGGCTGCTAGTGAGGCAGTGAGCTGGATCTCCTTGGTTAGCTGACGCCATTTCCCACAGTCTGGCTTAGTGCATTGGACCTGGAAACCAATCACAATGGAGTGAATGTGTTTGAATTACTCACTTGATGGAGAGTGGCTGCATTGACCTGAATACTATGCCAGTTAGCTGGCCATTTTGGGGTTGAAAGGCAGCTGTGTTGCTCTCACCCAGTATGGAAGCTGTTGATCTGCCATGAAAGCTTTCAGACTGGGCTCACTCTTCCCATTGCCAGTCCAAACCCTCTTCCAGGATGCATATGTTTCATAGCCATCTTTGTGACTGATAAACCAAGGAAATATATAGTCATTACATtcagatcaacagagaacaggtGTCTATGATGACATGTTTAACAAAATGACAACGTTATTTTTTAATTAGACTGTTAACCTTCTATAGTAGTGATCAAAACACTCATTGCAAAAGTGCTCCCCACAGGACAAATGGTACCACCGAGAAGTGTAGCCGTTTTTGGCGCACCTGAAAGAAAGACGGAGAGCAGTCAGAAACCTGTCAGCGAGTACTCAACACACTGAATGTGATGTCATACTTTCTCTCCATTGTGTTCCAACAGGTGGCATCACTCATACGGGACACTTGTACCTCAACTGATCAGTGCAGGGCAAGAACCGTCACACTATTTGATGTAAGACAGTGGCAGAACTCCCATACTTGCGTTCTAAATAGTAGGCATACGAAAATAGAACGTATACGACATTTCTAAAACTTACTATGCTTTAAATAAACAGGATATCCTACACATTTCATCTAGTACAATTCACTGTACACTTATTGAGGGGGGAACAAAATGTGTCTTTCcagacgcgtgtgtgtgtgtttgacaacagctgataatcagaGAAGGTGACGACGCGCTGTACCAAAATGAAAGAACGGCGAGAATCAACCCAACAGCTCATCAGATGACGCATCCTCAGTATAGATTAGTATGTTGATATTAGTTGCTTACTGCATTAATTTGTACTAAACAGTACATTCTAAATAGTACGTAGTACAATTAGTACACAGTATGTAGTTTTAGTAAGTAGTAGGCAAGACAGATTTCGGACACAGCTGCCAATGACTCTCTCTGGAAACCACCAGTGAAGTAAAAACAGGAGATGATaccagatagaacaatgagatagatatttcaccagatgtataaatgtgaattatccggttggcgtttccactcaataccaaatatggtagtgagagaaAGCCCAATGACTAGCAGTggatggattttggccgacattctgATAATTTACTCATCGATGAAacatctcaatacagttttcagTTCCCAAAATCTGTTATAAAtagagtggactaagttttgtagactttaccctttgatttgatttgaagctttAAAAAACTGCATTGTTTATAAGGAGTGCAAAGgcaaattgagttattgcacacgagCACTTCAGAGTAGGTGTTCcataacggaaatatgcaaatgtGACTAGAAagcgccaataggatctcgctagctgGTGCTTGGCTCTaaccacctccttgcttgttctgcccactatgactaaTTTGTTCCCATTTGAAATAACAGGCTGTTGTCTATGTTGgttaaattatttaaaaaatatttgatgATACCTTTCAGAGGCACTAGCAAAGCACACTGGGTATGTGGCCGAGCATCCAGCCTTTTCACACTTTCTGTACTTCTTCTCAGAttggtcctcttcttcctctgtgtcAGTGGCTTTTCTTTTAGTCTGGAATCCAATGACAGACAGACTTCAATATCAAGGAAAATATGTTCATTACTGAAAGCAGAGAGATTGGTAAAAGGCAGGAGGCTCTTAATTAATGGGCTGACTGGATGGCAATATGTAAAGTGAGTGAGAATGACTGATAAAAAGGTGGTCTCACTACACCACACAGTCCCAAACTAGCCAGAGCCGACATATCTAGTATTGTGCCTAGCTCAGGTACAATACTTGATCTGCCAGCTCTGGTTTGTCCCAAAGCAACTGTATGAAGTCTGTTTTGTCTAATATTAGGGTGCACATATACCTGTCCAGGTGGAGGATTATTGCAGCGCTTCATTCTGACGTTGACCTGTCTACCAGAGGAGCGAAGGGACGACTGACCATCCCCAGATGATGACTCCATTGCTGTCCTCTTCTTGGCACGCCGAGCACCTGAAGCATTCACTGTATAATCTGTAAATTGACCACATATCATATCGCTGAATGTGACCATGTCACAGCCTAGATAAAACATGTCATAACACATGATCTCTCATGTATTATTAAGTAATAATAGATTGTCAACATGAAGCTTACGTGCTGCCCCATCGACCAATACTCAGCTGCCCAAAACTAACAGCAATGTGGATATGCAAATGTGCCGCTGGCTAGCTGTTACGCTGGCTAGCTGTTATGCTGGCTAGCGTTAGCTCAAAAGCTGAGCTGTCAGACAATACCGTCAGAGTATGGAAATAGCGCGCTAACCTGCATCTGTCAGCATAGCTGGCTGTGCTCTATCTTTCCGATTCAGAGTATATTCCTTTGTTTGAGACGATTTGAATTTGTTATCAATctgtctttgttgttgttgttgttattctgagTAGGAAATGAAGGCGAAGCCAAAGATAGAAACTGTGGCTAAACTGACACCAAAACCTACTTCCGGTGTGTCACAACGGGGAAAGTATGCGTTTCGAGTTTTTACTGTTTGGTATCTTCTGCTTGCCGTAGTAGGGGGGTAACCATAGTAACCATAGTAACGTATACATACGTATTTCGGTGTGTCGGTCGCATTGAGTTACGTTCCGATGCCAACACATCCACATAAGTAGGTGTTTTTGTGAGATGCGTTGAAAGTAGTTATAATTCTTCCAGGTATTTGCAATGTTTTTAATGGCAACTACCTGAAAACCATGCGTTGtacacagtggtggaaaaagtacccagttgtcatacttgagtaaaagtaaagataccttaatagaaaatgacccaagtaaaagtaaaagtaaccctataaaaaaacacttgagtaaatgacttaagtatcaaaagtacatgtaAAAATGATATGATAATACAACATTTTAGCTTACACACTCCCAGTAATGTCATACACGATGGATCACTAGTTTATACACTAACGTTCACACATCTAGATAGTGGGGTGCACATTGCCTACTGTGCAGTTGACAAGCTTCTCCTGCTCTATTGCTAGTTGAGTGGCTGGACTGCTCCATAATGGGCTGTCTGAGGAATGTCTGCTCCGTTCATTTTGACACTATGggcctgagtcccaaatggcaacctattccctacatagtgcactacttttgaccagagccccatgggcccaggtccaaagtagggcactatatagggaaagtagggcactatatagggaatagggtgcaatttgggtcGTTGCCTGGTCCTCATTGTCCTAGGCCATCATCATGTTCTGAATGTCAAACGTGAATCTCCTGACTCAGCCAACAGTCACAtcgctgtacacacacacacacacacacacgcacacgcacacacacacacacagagcaactAGGACGGAATCCTCCCACCCATGACATACAGTAGCTTCTTTAATTCAAATAGAGATTAGAAGCATATTTACCTGGCAATCTATTTGCGAATcccatcaccttcctgattacctcccttatatctgtcactcccttcggTTCATTCCCCAGGCGTAATTCATTCTGTTTCTGTGTTTAATGTTTGTTTGCTTCCTGtctttcttgttttgttccattTTATTATTAAATTCAACTCCatgtacttgcttcccgactcagCATACATGTTGCACAATAATGCCTCACCAAAGGGACGCAACAGAGATTTTTTAATGCTTTTTTTTTACTGTTGACGTAGGGGTCCAAGGGCGGCTGCCGAAGCAAGCGGGGACCCCTacgttataatctccacccggcacagccagaagacgactggccaccccacatagcctggttcctctctaggtttcttcctaggttctggcctttccagggagtttttcctagccaccgtgcttctacacctgcattgcttgctgtttggggttttaggctgggtttctgtacagcactttgagatatcagctgatgtacgaagggctatataaatacatttgatttgatttgatgcctcAGTTGGCTCGACAGgtttccatgcctcagctggatcGACAGGTTCTCAAACCTCGGTgggctcgtcaggcttccattCTTCTGCCGGCTCGTCGGGGTCCCGCGCCTCTGCCAGCTGATAGGGTCAAATTGGGGTCATGATAGGGGCTGCACCAAATGTTTGATGTATCataataattgattatgcttatgttgtattaatagaaggggaggggctatgggacctctcctcctctacatttATAGGGTCCTAGACTACAGATGAACAAAATATATATTCATAAGGTTTTAGAATTGTTCCACAGTCTTTTCTAAGTCTCTTTCTTATAAAGAAATGGTCTGAGAACTGTATGAATTATTACATGGGGTCTGTGAGAAAGCACTTCAGATTAACATAGAGCCCTGCAGGGGAGTAGAAGAGATGATAGGCTAGTCAGACATACCTCTATAAATCAACTTGGGGGAGTGGACATTTACTGCTGATGCCTAAGAAAACACTGGAACTATTGTATCTCTTGTAAGTTTGTATAGTTGTGTATGCATGGGCTTGGTCTGAGGAGTAGCAGGTAATGACGTATGCAGTGACATCACAGGATGTTGACTACAAGCATGATAAAAGCAACTTAGACTTTTCCTTTGGGGCAGAACTCATGAGAGACATCAgttgtatgtgtgatgtttgaTCTTTGACTTCTGTCTACAGCTGTATTTTGATTAAAATTGTTGTGATTTATAAGTGCACATTTTGAGTGTTCCTTATTTGTTAAGTAAATAAAACAGAGCACGGAAAAACGGAACCAACACAGCTCTACAGGTTCCCACTCCTCAGCCGTCTCGACAGGTTCCCACTCCTCAGCCGTCTCGACAGGTTCCCACTCCTCAGCCGTCTCTACAGGTTCCCACTCCTCAGCCGTCTCTACAGGTTCCCACTCCTCAGCCGTCTCGACAGGTTCCCACTCCTCAGCCGGCTCGACAGGTTCCCACTCCTCAGCCGTCTCTACAGGTTCCCACTCCTCAGCCGTCTCTACAGGTTCCCACTCCTCAGCCGGCTCGACAGGTTCCCACTCCTCAGCCGGCTCGACAGGTTCCCACTCCTCAGCCGGCTCGACAGGTTCCCACTCCTCAGCCGTCTCGACAGGTTCCCACTCCTCAGCCGTCTCGACAGGTTCCCACTCCTCAGCCGTCTCGACAGGTTCCCACTCCTCAGCCGGCTCGACAGGTTCCCACTCCTCAGCCGGCTCTACAGGTTCCCACCTCCTCAGCCGTCTCGACAGGTTCCCACTCCTCAGCCGTCTCGACAGGTTCCCACTCCTCAGCCGTCTCTACAGGTTCCCACTCCTCAGCCGTCTCTACAGGTTCCCACTCCTCAGCCGTCTCGACAGGTTCCCACTCCTCAGCCGGCTCGACAGGTTCCCACTCCTCAGCCGGCTCTACAGGTTCCCACTCCTCAGCCGGCTCTACAGGTTCCCACTCCTCAGCCGGCTCTACAGGTTCCCGCGCCTCAGCCACTCCTCAGCCGGCTCTACAGGTTCCCGCGCCTCAGCCGGCTCTACAGGTACCCACTCCTCAGCCGGCTCGACAGGTTCCCACTCCTCAGCCGGCTCTACAGGTTCCCGTGCCTCAGCCACTCCACAGCCGGCTCGACAGGTTCCCGCGCCTCAGCCACTCCACAGCCGGCTCGACAGATTCCCACTCCTCAGCCGGCTCGACAGGTTCCCACTCCTCAGCCGGCTCTACAGGTTCCCGCGCCTCAGCCACTCCACAGCCGGCTCTACAGGTTCCCACGCCTCAGCCACTCCACAGCCGTCTCGACAGATTCCCACTCCTCAGCCGGCTCTACAGGTTCCCACTCCTCAGCCGGCTCGACAGGTTCCCACTCCTCAGCCGGCTCTACAGGTTCCCGCGCCTCAGCCACTCCACAGCCGGCTCTGCAGGTTCCCGCGCCTCAGCAGAAGTGATCGGCCCACTCCTGGTCCTCGGGACCGGCCCTCTGGTTGGGGTCCTGCGGCTGTCAGGGAGGGAGTACTGTCACGTCTAATCCCCCTCTCCGGCGCTCTTCGTCGCCAGTTTACTCATCATTgcacacacctgccaccatcgttacacacacctgcgtgagactcacctggactccatcaccttcctgattacctctcctatatctgtcactccctttggttcattccccaggcgttattgatTCTGTTtctgtgtatagtgtctgtacacTACTGGTGTTTCTTGTTTAGTTTAATTTATTATTAAATTCACTCCCTGTatttgcttcccgactcccagtgTACATGGTACAGGgtgtgaatgcactgtacatgagTTCTGTCTTTAGGAAGGCAGTTCTAGAATCTATCCACTTGCCTGTGAATGTGGACGAATCAATAAAAGAGAACCGCCATCACATCTTTGATTGTAATTGATGTAGATAACCTAGAATGCATCGATTACGGAACACTACAAACACAGGAAATGATATACATTGATTGAGTTCTGGAATTTGTCAGAGACCAATGCATTCTAGGAAGAGGACAGTGACAACTGTCCTATGTGATTACAGCCTCTGTCGCAGAATGAATGAATGTCACAGCACATTGGTTATTCATTAGTTTAAGTGTGAAGCGTTTTTACTTTACTATGGTTTCCACAAAGAAGATGTATTAAATATGAATCACCATTATTTAATgctttttttaaacaagtttcTTTTATTGGGCTTTTCAGTGTTTTACAGGCAAATGGAAAAATCAAACAACCaactctctaccccctccccaccATCATCACCCTCAATCCCATGCTCTAACAGATAGATAAGTGAGGATTTGTACAGTCAGCCACTTGCATGAATACAGAAATTAGTTATATGAAAAGCAAAAACATTAAAATTCCCTTACACATGATCAGTGCATGGGTAGAGTATGGTGTGCATGGGGAAAGTCTGATTGGCTGAAGCCACGAGCTGGAGGTGATTTTATCACTCATGTGAGGGGGAGCTAAACTACTTGTTGCCAGCcagacataaacaacaacaacaagcaggCTGGAAATGAGTCCCACAATGCCCTCTGCAGGGGGATTCTGTAACAAAGCCAATGGCATAAAAAAGGTGTAAGGCCTAGCTTTGGTTTGGTGTTGTAGGTAACCCTTCATTCCAGGTCCTGTGGTGACGCTTTCTTGGGGATGGTGTCATACAAGGATGGGCAAGCATCTCTCTGAAGACTTGTGTAGTCGTCATCCTGTATGTCATTATATTCATCAGGGTCTAGGTGCATATCATCAATGGTTTCATAGATACAGGCGCTGGTCGTCTCACTCACATCTGAGTTTGAGGAATTGTTATTGGCATAATAGATGGTTTGTGTGTCTGCTCTGACATCACAACCTTTTCTGGATCCACTTCCTCCTCTGACATCACAACCTCCTCTGACACCACTTTCTTCTCTGacaccccttcctcctctgacaccACTTCCTCCTCTGACATCACAACCTCCTCTGACACCACTTCCTCCTCTGACATCACAACCTCCTCTGACACCACTTCCTCCTCTGACATCACAACCTCCTCTGACACCACTTTCTTCTCTGacaccccttcctcctctgacacaAATACTTGGTCTGACACCCTTTCCTCCTCTGACACCACTTCCTGCTGTGCGTCTCCTCTTCAGTGTACAGTAGATGAGAACTGAAGCTTTAGCAGCCAGGACAACCCCAACCACCCCCAGTACAGAAGCCAAAACAGACACTGGAAAAAACACACCTGTGTTGAGGTCCAAGGCAGTAGAGTTCTGAGCTCCCATCTTGTTCTCAGCCCTACAGTAGTACTGGGTCTTATCTCCCAGACTGACATTGGGGATGATGTACTTGTCTCTTCCTGCTCCTGTCTGTAAGACGCTCACTTCAGTCCCATTCCTCATGTACCAAGTGTAAGACTTCACTGGTGGGTTGGCATCACTGCTGCAGGTCAGAGTCACTAGACTGCCCTCGTCTATTTCACCACTAACGGACACTGAAGTGTTCTTCGGGCCATATCTCACAACCAGTGTAGCAGCAAGGGATGGAAAATCCTCAAAGCCTCTTACAACACAGAAGTATCTGCCTGCATCCTTACTGCTGACGGCATCGAGGATCATGGTCTTGGACTT
This window of the Oncorhynchus keta strain PuntledgeMale-10-30-2019 chromosome 20, Oket_V2, whole genome shotgun sequence genome carries:
- the LOC118377639 gene encoding LOW QUALITY PROTEIN: lysine-specific histone demethylase 2 (The sequence of the model RefSeq protein was modified relative to this genomic sequence to represent the inferred CDS: deleted 1 base in 1 codon; substituted 1 base at 1 genomic stop codon), whose amino-acid sequence is MLTDADYTVNASGARRAKKRTAMESSSGDGQSSLRSSGRQVNVRMKRCNNPPPGQTKRKATDTEEEEDQSEKKYRKCEKAGCSATYPVCFASASERCAKNGYTSRWYHLSCGEHFCNECFDHYYRSHKDGYETYASWKRVWTGNGKSEPSLKAFMADQQLPYWVQCTKPDCGKWRQLTKEIQLTASLAATYRCGMKVNNVKTEGPDQCSLPEDLRVAEVIDSWWHSMLILPPLFKDSPANPFLTAYYPDCVGMSPSGSTSNHSHAELRAEHCRAIPPQIPGLCPYFQPFYQPNECGKALCVRPDMMELDELYEFPEFSRDPTMYLALRNLILASWHRGCKEVLTPQNCAPHIIVRGLVRVRCVQEMDRVLLFMTRKGLINTGVLSVKQPLLPERYHNKNVIVIGAGASGLAAARQLQNFGMQVVMLEASERIGGRVWDDTSLGGVTVGRGAQIVNGCVNNPIALMSEQLSIKMHKLGERCDLFQEGGSATDPAIDKRMDFHFNAILDVVSEWRKDKSQNQDTPLGEKIQEVYKTFLQESGVQFSQLEEKVLQFHLSNLEYACGSTLDQVSARSWDHNEFFAQFSGDHTLLTEGYSSVLNKLAEGLDIRIKSPVQAIDYSGIXSKLPHPMAFIWSFFKVLVTIPLTLLQKNIIQFNPPLPERKLKAIHSLGAGLIEKVALQFPFRFWDGKIQGADYFGHIPPSPDKRGMFGVFYDMDPQGKRSVLMSVISGEAVPSIRDMEDKDVADQCMKVLRELFKEQEVPDPVNYFVTRWSRDMWSQMSYSFVKTGGSGEAYDIIAEDVQGKVFFAGEATNRHFPQTVTGAYLSGVREASKIAAL